The Sulfuricystis thermophila genome segment CGCCGGCCATGAACCGACGAAGAAATATGCGACTGCGGCGCTCGATCTCGTCTCCAGCTTGGCCAAGACCAAGGTCGGCATCGATGCGCTGCATTCGACGATCGGCCGCCATGCGGCGCGCGCGGTGCGCTGCGCGGTGATGGTCGACCAGCTGGCCGATCAATGGCAGCGGCTGGTCGAGAACATCGGCAAGGGCGACACCAAGACCTTCAATCCGCCGAGCTTCCCGAAAGGCGAGGTCATGGGCGTGGGCTTCCACGAAGCGCCGCGCGGCGTGCTCTCCCACTGGGTGGTCATCGAGGACGGCAAGATCAAGAACTACCAGTGCGTCGTGCCCTCGACCTGGAATGCCTGTCCGAGGAACGAGAAAGACGAGCCGGGGCCGTATGAAGCCTCGCTGCTCGACAATCCGATCGCCGATCCCGAAAAGCCGCTCGAGGTGCTGCGCACGGTGCATTCCTTCGACCCGTGCATCGCCTGCGCGATCCACCTCACCGACAAGGACAACACCAGTGAGGTCACGGTGAAGGTGGTCTGATTTGCGTGCGGTGGTCTTGGGCATAGGCAACACGATCCGCGCCGACGAAGGCATCGGCGTGCGCGTCGTCGAGGCGCTCGCCCGCGACTACGTGCTGCCGGAGGGCGTCGCCGCCATCGACGGCGGCACGTCGAGCATGGAGATGCTCGAAGAGCTTTCCCATCTCGACTTCCTGCTCGTCATCGATGCGATCGACGACGGCAAGCCGCCGGGCGAAAGGGTGCGATTGGAGGGCGACGCCGTGCCGGTATTCTTCCGCCGCAATCTCTCGCCGCATGGCATCGGCCTTTCCGACGTGCTCGCCGCGCTCGAGTTCATGGGCGCGGCGCCGAAGGAGACGGTGATCCTCGGCGTGCAGCCGCTCTCGCTCGAGCTGTCGATGGAACTTTCGCCCACCATTGCCGCGCGCGTTCCGGAGCTCGTGGCGCAAACGGTC includes the following:
- a CDS encoding HyaD/HybD family hydrogenase maturation endopeptidase, yielding MVLGIGNTIRADEGIGVRVVEALARDYVLPEGVAAIDGGTSSMEMLEELSHLDFLLVIDAIDDGKPPGERVRLEGDAVPVFFRRNLSPHGIGLSDVLAALEFMGAAPKETVILGVQPLSLELSMELSPTIAARVPELVAQTVIELSQRGLAPRRK